A window from Vibrio cortegadensis encodes these proteins:
- a CDS encoding class I SAM-dependent methyltransferase: protein MTPAIYLAKGRDKSLRRKHPWVFSRGIDKVEGEPQSGQTVDVFAQNGKWLAKAAYSPTSQIRARVWSFEKEEINKEFFIKRIQNAQLLREEIIERDGLTGYRLIAAESDGLPGITIDKYQDFLVCQLLSAGAELNKQILVEALVHCFPECNVYERSDVAVRKKEGLEQTVGVLHGEEPPKSVVIEENGIKISVDIVEGHKTGFYLDQRDSRKESMKYVKNKDVLNCFSYTGGFGLYALKGGAKRVINADVSQPALDTAKHNAEINEFDISKKRAVFLNADVFKLLREYRDQGTKFDVVIMDPPKFVSSKNNLTSGANGYKDINMLAMQILNPGGTLLTYSCSGLMGADLFQKIIADAALDAGRSVKFVERFEQAADHLTDTAYPEGFYLKGFACKVL, encoded by the coding sequence ATGACTCCTGCAATTTATCTAGCAAAAGGCCGCGACAAATCACTTCGACGTAAGCATCCGTGGGTATTCTCACGTGGTATTGACAAAGTGGAAGGTGAGCCTCAATCAGGTCAAACTGTCGACGTATTTGCGCAGAACGGCAAATGGCTAGCTAAAGCAGCGTACTCTCCTACTTCGCAAATTCGAGCTCGTGTTTGGAGTTTTGAAAAAGAAGAGATCAATAAAGAGTTTTTCATTAAACGAATTCAAAATGCTCAACTTCTACGCGAAGAGATTATTGAACGTGACGGTCTTACAGGTTATCGCTTAATTGCAGCTGAATCAGATGGGTTGCCGGGCATTACCATTGATAAATACCAAGACTTTCTTGTTTGCCAACTGCTTAGTGCTGGCGCTGAATTAAATAAACAGATTCTAGTTGAAGCGTTAGTTCATTGCTTCCCTGAGTGTAATGTTTATGAGCGTTCTGATGTTGCAGTTCGTAAAAAAGAGGGGTTGGAGCAAACTGTGGGTGTTCTTCATGGCGAAGAGCCACCTAAGTCTGTTGTGATTGAAGAGAATGGCATCAAAATCAGTGTCGACATTGTTGAAGGCCACAAAACGGGCTTCTATCTTGATCAGCGTGACAGCCGTAAAGAGTCAATGAAATACGTTAAAAACAAAGACGTTTTAAACTGTTTCTCATACACCGGTGGTTTCGGACTATACGCACTGAAAGGCGGAGCAAAACGTGTAATCAATGCAGACGTATCTCAACCTGCATTAGATACGGCTAAACACAACGCTGAAATCAATGAATTTGATATTTCCAAAAAACGCGCAGTGTTCTTGAATGCGGATGTATTCAAACTATTGCGTGAATACCGCGACCAAGGTACAAAGTTTGATGTTGTTATCATGGACCCACCAAAGTTTGTATCTAGCAAGAACAACTTAACATCTGGTGCGAACGGTTATAAAGATATCAACATGTTGGCAATGCAGATTTTAAACCCAGGTGGCACCTTACTGACTTACTCTTGCTCTGGTTTAATGGGAGCAGATCTGTTCCAAAAAATCATTGCAGATGCCGCATTAGATGCTGGCCGAAGTGTAAAATTTGTAGAGCGTTTTGAACAAGCCGCAGATCACCTTACCGACACTGCTTACCCAGAAGGTTTTTACCTAAAAGGTTTTGCTTGTAAAGTGTTGTAG
- a CDS encoding methyl-accepting chemotaxis protein — protein sequence MKEIPFRWIDKYLIHLKIQEKFYLLFLLPVLALVILSFVLSSSADSMLNQLVQDELILTKNLIEAGELTRAEVSNLLSNSETIQIGNGVGSVSVMDGAFSIVASHNLTLWASLSTTHLVIIFVALSLIALAVYYIMTFIGGAMFTMNKALSVLASGNLTERMNFFLVRDEFSTIAIAIDKVAEREQKMVLSIQESVALMQQISSDLNLSTQQSSDVSNTQQEHLNSLASATEEMASTIREVANLAHDSSTQTEDARSVAQGGQVKVSTTLESISNLSNEITSASQAVEELDANAAQIDEVVTTINAISQQTNLLALNAAIEAARAGEQGRGFAVVADEVRALAGRTQQATVEIQSMIESLQRNSQSLTQLMEVTVNNANEGQSLMAEVNEEIGHLADKNQSISDSSVQIATAAEEQGVVADNIAASVEEIRNQSNNVCEMISASNKNVEQLRKQSDEMEGLLTGLKA from the coding sequence ATGAAAGAGATTCCATTCCGCTGGATCGATAAATATCTTATACACCTTAAAATTCAAGAAAAATTCTACCTCCTTTTCTTATTACCGGTACTTGCTCTGGTGATCCTCTCTTTCGTGCTCAGCAGTTCAGCAGACTCCATGCTTAATCAGCTGGTTCAAGATGAACTTATTCTAACCAAAAACTTAATTGAAGCTGGAGAACTCACTCGCGCGGAAGTAAGCAATTTATTAAGTAATTCAGAAACCATTCAGATTGGTAATGGTGTTGGTTCTGTGTCAGTAATGGACGGGGCGTTTAGCATCGTCGCATCTCACAATCTAACGTTGTGGGCTTCACTTTCAACCACTCACTTAGTCATCATTTTTGTCGCTTTATCTCTAATAGCTCTCGCGGTTTACTACATCATGACCTTCATTGGTGGTGCTATGTTTACAATGAATAAGGCTCTAAGTGTTCTAGCGAGTGGTAATTTAACTGAGCGCATGAACTTTTTCTTAGTACGAGACGAATTCAGTACGATCGCTATTGCTATTGATAAAGTCGCTGAACGCGAACAAAAAATGGTACTTTCGATTCAAGAGTCTGTTGCACTTATGCAGCAAATTAGCTCTGATTTGAATTTATCAACACAACAAAGTTCCGACGTTTCCAATACTCAGCAAGAACATCTGAATTCGCTAGCAAGTGCGACTGAAGAGATGGCTTCTACAATCCGTGAAGTTGCTAACCTTGCACATGATTCCAGCACACAAACAGAAGATGCTCGCAGTGTTGCCCAAGGCGGACAGGTAAAAGTGAGTACGACTCTTGAGTCGATTTCGAATCTATCGAACGAGATTACTTCAGCTTCTCAAGCAGTTGAAGAATTGGACGCGAATGCTGCGCAAATTGACGAAGTTGTCACAACCATCAATGCTATCTCCCAGCAGACAAATTTACTTGCGTTAAATGCCGCAATCGAGGCTGCTCGTGCTGGTGAACAAGGACGCGGGTTTGCGGTTGTTGCTGATGAAGTAAGAGCGCTTGCAGGTCGAACCCAACAAGCGACTGTTGAAATTCAAAGTATGATTGAATCATTACAGCGCAATAGCCAATCTTTGACTCAACTGATGGAAGTGACGGTTAACAATGCAAATGAGGGTCAATCCTTAATGGCTGAAGTTAATGAAGAGATAGGCCACCTTGCAGACAAAAACCAGTCTATTTCTGATAGTAGCGTTCAAATCGCGACAGCGGCAGAAGAGCAAGGCGTTGTTGCTGATAATATTGCGGCAAGTGTTGAGGAAATTCGTAATCAATCAAACAATGTGTGTGAAATGATTTCTGCATCGAATAAAAATGTTGAACAACTCCGCAAACAAAGCGATGAAATGGAAGGACTACTCACAGGCTTAAAAGCGTAG